A single window of Sulfitobacter sp. JL08 DNA harbors:
- a CDS encoding ABC transporter permease codes for MQRQSRSGDSLRWLGVLASATAIACVLPMLAVLIAALSGGTDTVAHLIDTVLPRYAGTTLVLVLLVALGTFALGVGAAWLVTMTRFPGVRILEIALVLPLAFPAYVLAYAYTHILDHPGIVQSTLRDVTGWGPRDYWFPEIRSVGGAAVMLILVLYPYVYLLARAAFLQQSGTTFLAARALGKSAWAAFLQVSLPMARPAIAGGVLLAVMETIADFGTVAYFGVQTFATGIYTSWFSMADRAAAAQLALCLLTFALMLAMLERYQRGNAKYHDTSKRHQTMPPAELHGVRAALAFFLCAVPVVFGCLLPVAILLQMGLGSEQDLFSSRYLSFIRNSITLAGTAAVLTVCAAVAVGFFQRLRPGRLSSAAAYAARLGYAVPGGVIAVGLMVPFAVFDNVLDSWMRSTFDISTGLLVTGSIWLLVAAYMVRFLAAALGAYEGGQSTVHANMDAAARSLGQTPFGTLRRVHLPILTPSLLTALLIVFVDVMKELPATLIMRPFNYDTLAVQAYRLASDERLAGAAVPSLVIVAVGLLPVVLICRQVGRQI; via the coding sequence ATGCAGAGACAATCCCGTTCCGGGGACAGCCTGCGATGGTTGGGTGTGCTGGCATCTGCCACGGCGATTGCCTGTGTTCTGCCCATGCTGGCGGTGCTGATTGCCGCGCTTTCGGGCGGCACAGACACGGTTGCGCATCTGATCGACACGGTGTTGCCGCGTTATGCCGGTACGACACTGGTTCTGGTCCTGCTGGTGGCGCTTGGTACATTCGCGTTGGGTGTTGGCGCGGCATGGCTGGTGACGATGACCCGGTTTCCCGGAGTTCGGATACTTGAGATTGCATTGGTGCTGCCGCTGGCCTTTCCGGCCTATGTTCTGGCATATGCCTATACCCACATTCTGGATCATCCCGGCATTGTTCAAAGCACCCTGCGCGATGTAACGGGCTGGGGCCCGAGAGATTACTGGTTTCCCGAAATCAGATCCGTCGGTGGCGCGGCGGTTATGTTGATCCTGGTTCTGTATCCTTATGTCTATCTTCTTGCCCGCGCTGCATTCCTGCAGCAAAGCGGAACCACTTTTCTGGCTGCTCGGGCCTTGGGCAAAAGCGCCTGGGCGGCCTTTTTGCAGGTCAGCCTTCCGATGGCGCGGCCCGCAATTGCCGGCGGTGTGTTGCTGGCTGTGATGGAGACGATCGCAGATTTTGGTACGGTCGCGTATTTTGGGGTCCAGACATTTGCGACCGGGATCTACACCAGTTGGTTTTCAATGGCAGATCGCGCTGCCGCAGCCCAGCTTGCCCTGTGTTTGCTGACATTTGCGCTTATGCTTGCCATGCTGGAACGGTATCAGCGTGGCAACGCCAAATACCATGATACGTCAAAACGTCACCAGACCATGCCGCCGGCAGAATTACACGGTGTTCGCGCGGCATTGGCCTTTTTCCTGTGCGCGGTTCCTGTCGTGTTCGGGTGTTTGCTGCCGGTTGCGATTCTGCTGCAAATGGGCCTTGGGTCTGAACAGGATTTGTTCAGCAGCCGGTATCTGAGTTTTATCCGAAATTCGATCACGCTGGCGGGCACTGCTGCGGTTCTGACGGTGTGCGCTGCGGTTGCGGTTGGGTTTTTCCAGCGGTTGCGGCCCGGGCGTTTGTCTTCTGCGGCCGCCTATGCCGCGCGGTTGGGCTATGCGGTTCCGGGGGGTGTGATCGCGGTCGGGCTGATGGTGCCTTTTGCGGTTTTCGATAACGTGCTGGACAGCTGGATGAGGTCAACCTTTGATATCTCGACCGGGTTGCTTGTGACGGGGTCGATATGGTTGCTGGTTGCGGCCTATATGGTGCGCTTTCTGGCGGCTGCGCTGGGCGCTTATGAAGGTGGTCAAAGCACAGTACATGCCAATATGGATGCCGCGGCGCGATCCCTGGGGCAAACCCCTTTTGGTACGCTTCGTCGTGTGCATCTGCCGATTTTGACACCCAGTTTGTTGACCGCTTTGCTGATCGTATTCGTTGATGTGATGAAGGAATTGCCAGCCACGCTGATCATGCGACCTTTCAACTATGATACCTTGGCGGTGCAGGCGTACCGGCTGGCATCTGACGAAAGACTGGCCGGTGCTGCGGTGCCCAGTCTTGTGATTGTCGCGGTTGGTTTGCTGCCGGTTGTTCTGATTTGTCGGCAGGTCGGCAGACAAATCTAG
- a CDS encoding ABC transporter permease has protein sequence MMVLRYAIYRFFTMLLTLLVVSVLIFVIINLPPGDYLSNQINELRATGQSSGVAKAEFLREEYALDRPIWEQYLIWVGFAPGPNGFSGLIQGDFGWSFEFDRPVSEIVGDALWLTVLVNLSAVLFVYIVALPLGVLAAAKSESWVDYTAGFVGYLGLATPNFLLALILFYYGHKYFDLPIGGLMSPEFEGEPMSWEKVKSVLVHLIVPTFVIGTSGAAGMMQRLRANMLDELGKPYVETATAKGMAPARMLTKYPLRVAFNPFVADIGNLLPAMVSGSVLVSVVLGLQTIGPDLLAALKSQDQFLAGFVLMFVALLTLIGTMISDVLLMLLDPRIRYGGREL, from the coding sequence ATGATGGTCTTGCGCTACGCGATCTACCGCTTCTTCACGATGCTGCTGACGCTGCTTGTGGTGTCGGTGCTGATCTTTGTGATCATCAACCTGCCGCCCGGCGACTACCTGAGCAACCAGATCAACGAACTGCGCGCGACGGGGCAAAGCTCTGGCGTGGCCAAGGCCGAATTCTTGCGCGAAGAATACGCCCTGGATCGACCCATCTGGGAACAATACCTGATCTGGGTCGGGTTCGCGCCCGGACCAAACGGGTTTTCCGGCCTGATACAAGGCGATTTTGGCTGGTCTTTCGAATTCGACAGGCCAGTGTCGGAAATTGTCGGGGATGCGTTGTGGCTGACGGTTCTGGTGAACCTTTCTGCGGTGTTGTTTGTCTATATCGTGGCGCTTCCTCTGGGTGTTCTGGCGGCGGCAAAGTCGGAAAGCTGGGTTGATTACACGGCGGGTTTCGTCGGGTATCTGGGCCTTGCCACCCCCAACTTTCTGCTGGCGCTTATTCTATTCTATTATGGCCATAAATATTTCGACCTGCCCATCGGCGGCCTGATGTCCCCCGAATTCGAAGGTGAACCGATGAGTTGGGAAAAGGTCAAATCGGTGCTGGTTCACCTGATTGTACCGACCTTCGTGATCGGCACCTCTGGTGCTGCAGGCATGATGCAACGGCTGCGCGCCAATATGCTGGACGAACTGGGCAAACCCTATGTGGAAACCGCTACAGCCAAAGGCATGGCGCCGGCGCGGATGCTGACCAAATACCCGTTGCGTGTGGCCTTTAACCCGTTTGTCGCCGATATCGGAAACCTGCTGCCCGCCATGGTTTCGGGGTCGGTTCTGGTGTCTGTGGTGCTGGGCTTGCAAACCATCGGCCCCGATCTTCTGGCCGCCCTGAAAAGTCAGGATCAGTTTCTGGCAGGGTTTGTGCTGATGTTCGTGGCATTGCTCACGTTGATTGGCACGATGATTTCCGATGTTCTGCTGATGCTGCTTGATCCGCGCATCCGGTACGGGGGGCGCGAATTATGA
- a CDS encoding ABC transporter substrate-binding protein — MMKHLTKFALGAAMALGVAGSAAAEGLYAPNLSYRTGPFAATGIPLMNGQKDYMEMLNARDGGIGGVKIDFDECETGYSTEKGVECYEKTKGKAIVTQPWSTGITLQVLPKTNVDKIPILAPGYGFSPMADGKVFQWAFNMPASYWDGASMILTELGGGDQAGLKGKKIAFLHLDHPYGKEPLPYLESKAAEHGFELLPIPVGLKEMQNQSAQWLQIRRERPDFVVMWGWGAMNAGAITEAVKTKYPMDQFVGVWWAGHSDDLQAVGEDGKGYRSISWSMPQSDAPVMADIRKHVFDAGKSLASEEEMGEVFYQRGIVISMILAEGIAAAQAHFGDANINAEQLRWGLENIDITEARLAELGMSGMVPPFKTSCADHTGHSGGWMLEWNGSEFVQASDLLVPDTDAISALETAKAAEYAEANAPWPVNEACNAES; from the coding sequence ATGATGAAACACCTAACCAAATTTGCACTTGGGGCCGCGATGGCTCTCGGCGTTGCGGGATCGGCCGCGGCAGAAGGCCTTTATGCACCCAACCTGTCCTATCGGACCGGTCCGTTTGCGGCGACAGGTATTCCGCTGATGAACGGCCAGAAAGACTATATGGAAATGCTGAATGCGCGCGATGGCGGCATTGGCGGCGTCAAGATCGATTTTGACGAATGCGAAACCGGCTATTCCACGGAAAAAGGCGTGGAATGCTATGAGAAAACCAAAGGCAAGGCGATCGTAACGCAGCCATGGTCCACAGGTATCACGTTGCAGGTTCTGCCCAAGACGAACGTGGACAAGATTCCGATCCTGGCCCCCGGCTACGGCTTTAGCCCGATGGCAGACGGCAAGGTGTTCCAGTGGGCGTTCAACATGCCTGCATCTTACTGGGATGGTGCATCGATGATCCTGACGGAGTTGGGTGGTGGCGATCAGGCCGGACTGAAGGGCAAGAAAATCGCGTTTCTGCATCTGGATCACCCCTATGGCAAAGAGCCTTTGCCCTATCTGGAAAGCAAGGCCGCCGAGCACGGTTTTGAATTGCTGCCCATTCCGGTCGGTCTGAAGGAAATGCAGAACCAGTCGGCGCAGTGGCTGCAAATCCGCCGTGAACGTCCCGACTTTGTCGTGATGTGGGGCTGGGGCGCGATGAACGCCGGTGCGATCACCGAAGCGGTGAAAACCAAATACCCGATGGACCAGTTCGTGGGCGTCTGGTGGGCGGGTCATTCCGATGACCTGCAAGCCGTTGGCGAAGACGGAAAAGGCTACCGTTCGATCAGCTGGTCGATGCCGCAGTCGGATGCGCCTGTCATGGCAGACATTCGCAAGCATGTTTTTGATGCGGGTAAATCCCTAGCCAGCGAAGAAGAGATGGGCGAAGTGTTCTATCAGCGTGGCATCGTGATTTCGATGATCCTTGCCGAAGGTATTGCCGCCGCTCAGGCGCATTTCGGCGACGCCAACATAAACGCCGAACAGTTGCGTTGGGGTCTGGAAAACATCGACATCACCGAAGCACGTCTGGCCGAGCTGGGCATGTCGGGCATGGTGCCGCCGTTCAAGACATCCTGTGCCGACCATACCGGTCACTCGGGTGGCTGGATGCTGGAATGGAACGGTTCCGAGTTCGTGCAGGCCAGCGATCTTCTGGTGCCTGATACAGATGCAATTTCTGCGCTCGAAACTGCCAAAGCTGCCGAATATGCCGAGGCAAATGCGCCCTGGCCGGTAAACGAAGCGTGTAACGCAGAGAGCTAA
- a CDS encoding ABC transporter ATP-binding protein — protein sequence MLDSSKTTETLLEVNNIEVIYNHVILVLKGVSLSVPKGGITALLGGNGAGKTTTLKAISNLLHSERGEVTKGSILYRGERVQDKDPSDLVRKGVIQVMEGRHCFEHLTVEENLLTGAYTRRDGKGAVEADLDMVYSYFPRLKERRKSQSGYTSGGEQQMTAIGRALMSKPETILLDEPSMGLAPQLVEQIFGIVKSVNENEGVSFLLAEQNTNVALRFAHYGYILESGRVVMDGPAAELRENPDVKEFYLGMSDEGRKSFRDVRSYRRRKRWLS from the coding sequence ATGCTGGACAGTTCCAAGACCACCGAGACCCTGCTTGAGGTCAACAATATCGAAGTGATTTACAATCACGTCATTCTGGTTCTGAAAGGGGTCAGCCTGTCGGTTCCCAAGGGTGGGATTACGGCCCTGCTGGGCGGAAACGGCGCGGGCAAAACCACAACGCTCAAGGCGATTTCGAACCTGCTGCATTCCGAACGCGGTGAAGTGACCAAGGGGTCAATCCTTTATCGTGGCGAACGCGTGCAGGACAAAGACCCATCCGATCTGGTGCGCAAGGGCGTAATTCAGGTCATGGAAGGGCGCCATTGTTTTGAACACCTGACCGTCGAGGAAAACCTGCTGACCGGTGCCTATACACGCCGCGATGGCAAGGGGGCCGTCGAGGCCGATCTGGACATGGTCTATTCCTATTTTCCGCGGCTGAAAGAGCGCCGTAAATCGCAATCGGGGTACACATCCGGCGGCGAACAACAGATGACAGCGATCGGGCGCGCGCTGATGTCCAAACCGGAAACCATTCTGCTGGACGAGCCGTCTATGGGGCTTGCACCGCAACTGGTTGAACAGATTTTCGGCATTGTGAAGTCCGTCAATGAAAACGAGGGCGTCAGCTTTTTGCTGGCCGAACAGAACACCAATGTCGCGCTGCGATTTGCCCATTACGGCTATATTCTTGAAAGCGGACGGGTGGTCATGGACGGGCCGGCGGCCGAATTGCGCGAGAACCCGGATGTAAAGGAATTCTATCTGGGGATGTCGGATGAAGGGCGCAAATCGTTCCGGGATGTGCGTTCCTATCGCCGCCGCAAGCGGTGGTTAAGCTGA
- a CDS encoding phenylacetate--CoA ligase family protein, whose product MTHFDNLETRSANDRARDLATALPAQIARAQALAGYAGRLDGVDAAAIKDAAALAGLPVLRKSEIGTAQAGQPPFGGFTMRPASGFAYVFQSPGPIYEPGGIEHDWWRMGRFLHACGIGKGDIVQNCFGYHLTPAGMIFESGARAVGAAVLPAGTGQTDLQVTAAHDTGVTAYAGTPDYLKIILDRADEMGVKLGITRAAVGGGALFPSLRAEYAERGISCLQCYATADLGSIAYESAAMEGMIADENVIVEIVTPGTGDPVPDGEVGEVVVTTLNPDYPLIRFATGDLSAVLPGTSPCGRTNMRIKGWMGRADQTTKIKGMFVRPEQVAALVARHEEVVKARVIASRSGEMDVMTVQIESAGGDADAYGASVAEVLKLKGKVEVVAPGTLPKDGLVIEDQRTYD is encoded by the coding sequence ATGACCCATTTTGACAATCTGGAAACACGATCTGCCAATGATCGCGCCCGTGATCTGGCTACGGCACTGCCCGCGCAGATTGCGCGTGCGCAGGCTTTGGCGGGCTATGCGGGCCGTCTGGACGGTGTGGACGCAGCGGCCATTAAGGATGCGGCCGCGCTGGCCGGTTTGCCAGTGTTGCGCAAATCCGAAATTGGCACCGCGCAGGCCGGGCAACCGCCTTTTGGCGGGTTTACCATGCGGCCCGCATCGGGGTTTGCCTATGTTTTCCAATCGCCGGGGCCGATCTATGAACCGGGCGGGATCGAACATGACTGGTGGCGCATGGGGCGGTTCCTGCACGCCTGCGGCATTGGCAAGGGCGATATTGTCCAGAACTGTTTTGGCTATCATCTGACACCCGCCGGCATGATCTTCGAAAGCGGTGCACGCGCGGTTGGCGCGGCGGTTTTGCCTGCGGGAACGGGCCAGACCGATTTGCAGGTTACGGCGGCGCACGATACCGGCGTTACCGCCTATGCTGGCACACCGGATTATCTGAAGATCATATTGGATCGTGCCGACGAAATGGGTGTCAAACTGGGCATCACGCGGGCCGCCGTGGGCGGGGGCGCGCTGTTTCCGTCACTGCGCGCGGAATATGCAGAGCGGGGCATATCCTGTCTGCAATGTTACGCAACCGCCGATCTGGGCAGTATCGCTTATGAAAGTGCGGCGATGGAAGGGATGATCGCCGACGAAAATGTCATCGTTGAAATCGTGACCCCGGGCACCGGCGATCCGGTCCCGGACGGTGAGGTGGGCGAAGTCGTCGTGACCACGCTGAACCCCGATTACCCGCTGATCCGGTTCGCCACAGGCGATCTGAGCGCGGTGTTGCCCGGGACCAGCCCGTGTGGCCGCACCAATATGCGTATCAAAGGATGGATGGGCCGCGCGGACCAGACGACCAAAATCAAGGGTATGTTCGTGCGCCCCGAACAGGTGGCGGCGCTTGTCGCGCGCCATGAAGAAGTGGTGAAGGCCCGCGTCATCGCCTCGCGGAGCGGCGAAATGGATGTGATGACGGTTCAGATCGAAAGCGCCGGAGGTGACGCGGATGCCTACGGCGCATCCGTCGCCGAAGTGCTGAAGCTGAAAGGCAAGGTAGAGGTTGTCGCCCCCGGCACATTGCCCAAAGACGGTCTGGTGATCGAGGATCAGCGCACATACGATTGA
- the ykgO gene encoding type B 50S ribosomal protein L36 has translation MKVRNSLRSLKARHRDCRIVRRKGRVYVINKTQPRFKARQG, from the coding sequence ATGAAGGTCAGAAATTCGCTCCGTTCGCTCAAAGCACGGCATCGTGATTGCCGCATTGTGCGTCGCAAAGGCCGCGTCTACGTGATCAACAAGACGCAGCCCCGGTTCAAGGCCCGTCAGGGATAA
- a CDS encoding Fe(3+) ABC transporter substrate-binding protein translates to MTKLLTPTLAIALAGTVATMATAQGELNLYSSRHYDTDERLYSDFTDATGITINRIEGKADELLARMQAEGANSPADILLTVDTSRLARAKDLGVLQSVDSAILEDRIPPQLQDTDNQWFGLSQRSRIIFYNTETVDTPPQTYAALADPMYKGQICIRSSSNEYNQTLLAAIVTHAGEDAARDWATGVVANMARDPQGGDTDQLRGIVSGECDISVSNTYYFARAIRTDVKGVSESIDQIGWLFPDQDGNGAHMNLSGGGVAAYAPNYDNAVKFLEYLASDQAQQYFSAGNDEYPVVEGVQLSPSVEKLGSFQADDVDLSAVAKNIATAQKIFNEVGWK, encoded by the coding sequence ATGACGAAACTTCTTACTCCAACGCTGGCAATTGCACTGGCCGGAACCGTTGCCACCATGGCCACAGCCCAAGGCGAACTGAACCTTTATTCCTCGCGCCACTACGACACAGACGAACGCCTGTATTCCGATTTTACCGATGCAACCGGCATCACGATCAACCGGATTGAAGGCAAGGCTGACGAATTGCTGGCGCGGATGCAGGCAGAAGGCGCCAACAGCCCCGCCGATATCCTGCTGACGGTCGATACATCCCGTCTGGCACGGGCCAAGGACCTGGGCGTTTTACAGTCTGTCGATAGCGCAATTCTGGAAGACCGCATTCCCCCGCAGTTGCAGGACACCGACAACCAATGGTTTGGTTTGTCACAGCGTTCGCGCATCATCTTTTACAACACAGAAACCGTCGACACGCCGCCGCAAACCTATGCCGCGCTTGCAGATCCGATGTACAAGGGCCAGATCTGCATCAGATCGTCCAGCAATGAATACAACCAAACCCTGCTGGCAGCGATTGTCACACATGCCGGTGAAGACGCGGCCCGTGACTGGGCAACCGGCGTCGTGGCCAACATGGCACGCGACCCGCAAGGTGGCGACACAGATCAGCTGCGCGGCATTGTGTCGGGGGAATGTGATATCTCTGTATCCAACACCTATTACTTTGCCCGCGCGATCCGCACGGATGTAAAAGGCGTCTCCGAAAGCATCGATCAGATCGGCTGGCTTTTCCCCGATCAGGATGGCAACGGCGCACACATGAACCTGTCCGGAGGCGGTGTTGCGGCCTATGCCCCGAACTATGACAACGCGGTAAAATTCCTCGAATATCTGGCTTCGGATCAGGCGCAGCAGTATTTCTCGGCCGGAAACGATGAATACCCTGTTGTCGAGGGCGTGCAATTGTCTCCCTCGGTTGAAAAACTTGGGTCATTCCAAGCGGATGACGTCGATTTGTCAGCCGTTGCGAAAAACATCGCAACCGCGCAAAAGATCTTTAACGAAGTGGGCTGGAAGTAA
- a CDS encoding selenium-binding protein SBP56-related protein produces MNLRPDPTFHPSPKMAMEAPVETVAFTLMLSPDGSKPDGLAVVDVDPKSKTYGDIVHQVIMPNKGDEFHHFGWNACSSSLSPLSGHAFLERRYLIIPGIRSSRIYIIDVKEPLKAKIHKIIEPEEVFEKTGYSRPHTIHCGPEGVYVSTLGGGGKDGTDGPPGIFIMDCETFEILGRWEMDRGIQDKHYDFWWNLPRDYMVSSEWGLPPQFENGIVAEDLLSNKYGHKIHFWDLRARKNVQTIDLGENHQMALEIRPAHDPVKEYGFCGVVVDTTNLQGAIFTWWRNKDGTFEAKKTVTIDPVPADPDDLPDLLKGFGAVPPLVTDIDLSLDDKYLYVACWGLGEMHQYDVSDPMNPVLAGKVEIGGIVAKTKHPNGEEFGYGPQMVEISRDGKRVYWTNSLYSTWDDQFYPGERGAAMVMANVGEKGGLTLDKDFWVKFPDGYRSHQIRLEGGDCSTDSFCYPSV; encoded by the coding sequence ATGAATTTGAGACCAGACCCCACCTTTCACCCGTCCCCGAAAATGGCGATGGAAGCACCGGTGGAAACCGTTGCCTTTACCCTGATGCTCAGTCCGGACGGATCAAAGCCGGATGGTTTGGCAGTCGTCGATGTCGACCCCAAATCGAAAACCTATGGCGATATTGTCCATCAGGTGATCATGCCGAACAAAGGGGACGAGTTTCATCATTTCGGCTGGAATGCCTGTTCTTCGTCTCTGTCGCCCTTGTCGGGCCACGCGTTTCTGGAACGTCGTTACCTTATTATTCCGGGGATACGGTCTTCGCGGATTTACATCATTGATGTCAAGGAACCGCTGAAAGCAAAGATTCACAAGATCATCGAACCCGAAGAGGTGTTTGAAAAAACCGGATATTCCCGCCCGCATACAATCCATTGCGGACCGGAAGGCGTTTATGTTTCGACATTGGGCGGGGGTGGCAAGGATGGCACTGACGGACCGCCGGGTATCTTTATCATGGATTGTGAAACCTTCGAAATTCTGGGCCGCTGGGAAATGGACCGGGGCATTCAGGACAAGCACTACGATTTCTGGTGGAACCTGCCGCGCGATTACATGGTCAGTTCGGAATGGGGCCTGCCACCGCAGTTCGAAAACGGGATCGTTGCCGAAGACCTGCTGAGCAACAAATATGGCCACAAGATCCATTTCTGGGATCTGCGGGCGCGCAAGAATGTCCAGACCATTGATCTGGGCGAAAACCATCAGATGGCATTGGAAATCCGGCCGGCGCATGACCCTGTGAAAGAGTACGGATTTTGCGGTGTCGTCGTGGATACGACCAACCTGCAAGGTGCCATATTCACATGGTGGCGCAACAAGGACGGAACGTTTGAGGCCAAGAAAACGGTCACGATCGATCCCGTACCTGCCGATCCGGATGATCTGCCGGACCTTCTGAAAGGGTTCGGGGCGGTGCCGCCGCTGGTGACGGATATCGATCTTAGTCTGGACGACAAATATCTTTATGTGGCGTGCTGGGGATTGGGGGAAATGCATCAATACGATGTATCGGATCCGATGAACCCCGTTCTGGCCGGCAAGGTCGAAATCGGCGGTATCGTCGCCAAGACAAAGCACCCCAACGGCGAAGAGTTCGGCTATGGCCCGCAGATGGTCGAGATCAGCCGCGATGGCAAACGCGTCTACTGGACCAACTCGCTTTATTCCACATGGGACGACCAGTTCTATCCGGGCGAACGTGGTGCTGCGATGGTTATGGCGAATGTCGGCGAAAAGGGCGGCCTGACTCTGGACAAGGATTTCTGGGTCAAGTTCCCTGATGGCTATCGGTCACACCAGATCCGTCTTGAAGGCGGGGATTGTTCCACTGACAGCTTTTGCTATCCGTCGGTCTGA
- a CDS encoding N-formylglutamate amidohydrolase, giving the protein MQNDAFDLILPERRTSCAVFASPHSARNYPHAFVRQSVLDEHIIRSSEDAFVDQLFGCAPEFGAPFLKAGVPRAYLDLNRSPDELDPALIEGVEKHGHNPRVASGLGVIPRVVANGRAIYRGKLRRAEAQRRIDQYWYPYHHALQNLLDQALSDHGRAILIDCHSMPHEAMDGIARSGVKRPEIVLGDRFGAAANGEIVDRIESAFATAGFVVSRNAPFAGAYVTQAYGRPSRQQHAIQVEIDRSIYMNEILIRPNKNFDAFQRTLRGVIAEISAIGQRRMPLAAE; this is encoded by the coding sequence ATGCAGAACGACGCCTTTGATCTGATTCTACCGGAGCGCCGCACATCCTGTGCGGTTTTCGCTTCGCCACACAGTGCGCGCAATTATCCGCACGCCTTTGTACGCCAGTCGGTTCTGGATGAACATATTATCCGGTCTTCCGAAGATGCATTTGTTGATCAGTTGTTTGGCTGTGCGCCGGAATTTGGCGCCCCTTTTCTGAAGGCGGGCGTTCCGCGTGCCTATCTGGATCTGAATCGCAGCCCCGATGAACTTGACCCGGCGTTGATCGAAGGGGTGGAAAAGCACGGGCACAACCCGCGCGTTGCGTCCGGTTTGGGTGTCATTCCGCGGGTGGTGGCCAATGGTCGCGCGATCTATCGGGGCAAGCTGCGACGGGCAGAGGCACAGCGCCGTATCGACCAGTATTGGTATCCCTACCATCACGCCCTGCAGAACCTTCTGGATCAGGCGCTTTCGGATCATGGCCGCGCCATATTGATCGATTGCCATTCAATGCCGCACGAGGCGATGGACGGTATTGCAAGATCAGGGGTCAAACGCCCCGAGATTGTGTTGGGGGACCGGTTCGGAGCCGCGGCAAACGGTGAAATTGTCGACCGGATCGAATCCGCATTTGCGACGGCGGGTTTTGTTGTTTCGCGCAATGCACCGTTCGCGGGGGCCTATGTGACGCAGGCCTATGGACGCCCGTCGCGCCAGCAACACGCCATTCAGGTCGAAATTGACCGGTCGATCTATATGAATGAAATCCTGATCCGGCCGAACAAGAACTTTGATGCGTTCCAAAGAACCCTGCGCGGCGTGATTGCAGAAATCAGTGCGATCGGACAACGGCGCATGCCACTGGCCGCCGAATAG
- a CDS encoding ABC transporter permease: MTILPDGRYVDDAPYDPSEDLHKLERTDMDAPNWVLVWRRFRRHKLGLISGLFLLFSYLMLPIAGFIAPYTPNERHTDHLYAPPQGIHLFNQGKFIGPHVIPLVARADLTEFRWYYDPQLDTPMPLEFFCEGGTYKLAGLIKTNKHLFCAPEGATVFLLGSDRLGRDVFSRILYGAQLSLTVGLIGISVSFLLGIGFGSIAGYFGGKTDWLIQRTIEILRSLPELPLWLALSAAVPSHWGPVAVFFIISIILGLLDWPGLARSVRSKFLSLREEEYVRAAEMMGAKPKRIIQRHLLPNFLSHLIASATLSIPAMILGETALSFLGLGLRAPAVSWGVMLNDAQNLASIEIYPWTAIPMLPIIIVVLAFNFLGDGLRDSLDPYKS, encoded by the coding sequence ATGACCATTCTGCCCGATGGCCGGTATGTTGACGATGCACCTTACGATCCAAGCGAAGACCTGCACAAACTTGAACGCACGGATATGGATGCGCCCAACTGGGTGCTGGTCTGGCGCCGCTTTCGCCGTCACAAGCTTGGCCTGATTTCCGGTCTGTTCCTGTTGTTTTCCTATCTGATGCTGCCGATTGCCGGTTTCATCGCGCCCTATACACCGAACGAACGCCACACCGATCATCTTTATGCCCCGCCGCAGGGGATCCACCTGTTCAATCAGGGAAAATTCATCGGACCACATGTCATTCCACTGGTTGCACGGGCCGATCTGACAGAATTCCGCTGGTATTATGATCCGCAGCTCGACACCCCCATGCCGCTTGAATTCTTTTGCGAGGGTGGCACCTATAAACTCGCCGGGCTGATCAAGACCAACAAACACCTGTTCTGCGCCCCCGAAGGTGCGACAGTGTTTCTGTTGGGGTCTGACAGGCTTGGTCGCGATGTGTTTTCCCGCATCCTTTACGGCGCGCAACTGTCTCTTACCGTCGGTCTGATCGGGATCAGCGTATCGTTCCTGCTGGGCATCGGCTTTGGCAGCATCGCGGGATATTTCGGCGGCAAGACGGACTGGCTGATCCAGCGCACGATCGAGATTTTGCGCTCTCTGCCGGAACTGCCTTTGTGGCTGGCCCTATCGGCGGCGGTGCCGTCGCACTGGGGGCCAGTTGCCGTCTTTTTCATAATTTCGATCATATTGGGCCTGTTGGACTGGCCCGGACTGGCCCGGTCCGTCCGATCAAAATTTCTAAGCTTGCGCGAAGAGGAATATGTACGCGCTGCGGAAATGATGGGGGCCAAACCAAAGCGGATTATCCAGCGCCATCTGCTTCCCAATTTCCTCAGCCATCTTATCGCAAGCGCAACCCTGTCAATTCCGGCGATGATCCTCGGGGAAACCGCGCTCAGTTTTCTGGGCCTCGGGTTGCGCGCGCCAGCGGTCAGTTGGGGCGTCATGCTGAACGATGCCCAGAACCTTGCGTCGATCGAAATCTATCCGTGGACCGCCATTCCGATGCTGCCGATCATCATCGTTGTGCTGGCCTTCAACTTTCTGGGTGACGGCCTGCGCGATTCACTGGACCCATATAAAAGCTGA